The Bacteroidota bacterium genome window below encodes:
- a CDS encoding glycine--tRNA ligase: MASNKSDTMEKIVSLAKRRGFVFQSSEIYGGLNGCWDFGPLGVEMFRNLKEEWWRTMTFREDIEGVDAAILMHPRVWEASGHVENFTDPMVDCKSCKSRYRLDNLIDELSIKKKKEILRSLDPATFEGRLEDEKVIEEFKNRVIGDVVSNILQNMVPCPNCGNQGSFTEARKFNLMFKTFVGPMEDSSAVVFMRPETAQGIFVNFLNVQNATRQKLPFGIAQIGKAFRNEINTKNFLFRTREFEQMEMQYFVKPGTDTDWFEYWRQQRMQWFIDLGMRKEKLQWHQHEPHALAHYAKDAYDVEYQFPFGWGEIEGIHNRTNYDLSRHEEYSGKNMKYFDDESKEKFTPYIIETSAGASRSFMAFLVDAYAEEEAPTADGKTEMRVVLKLHNRLAPIKVAIFPLVNRDGMPEIAKKIANEMRQHMRVFYDDSGAVGRRYRRQDEVGTPFCITVDSQTLQDQSVTVRDRDTMLQERISIENLLNYIQKKLTK, encoded by the coding sequence ATCGCTTCTAATAAGTCGGACACAATGGAAAAAATTGTATCGCTCGCAAAACGAAGAGGTTTTGTATTTCAATCGAGTGAAATTTACGGTGGCTTAAACGGCTGCTGGGATTTCGGACCTCTCGGTGTTGAGATGTTTCGTAACCTGAAAGAAGAGTGGTGGCGAACAATGACATTTCGAGAAGACATTGAAGGCGTTGATGCTGCTATTTTGATGCATCCGAGAGTTTGGGAAGCATCAGGACACGTTGAAAACTTTACCGATCCGATGGTCGATTGTAAAAGCTGCAAATCCCGATACCGGCTTGATAACTTAATCGATGAATTATCAATAAAAAAGAAAAAAGAAATTTTACGTAGTCTTGACCCTGCAACTTTTGAGGGGCGATTAGAAGACGAAAAAGTAATTGAAGAGTTTAAAAACAGAGTAATCGGCGATGTTGTCTCTAACATTCTCCAAAATATGGTTCCATGTCCGAATTGCGGAAACCAAGGTTCATTTACCGAGGCACGCAAGTTCAATTTAATGTTTAAAACTTTTGTAGGACCGATGGAGGATTCCAGCGCCGTAGTGTTTATGCGCCCCGAAACAGCTCAAGGAATTTTTGTAAACTTCTTGAATGTCCAAAATGCTACACGGCAAAAACTTCCATTCGGAATTGCTCAAATTGGAAAAGCATTCCGGAACGAAATTAACACGAAAAACTTTCTGTTCAGAACACGCGAGTTCGAACAGATGGAGATGCAATATTTTGTAAAGCCCGGCACCGATACAGATTGGTTCGAATATTGGCGCCAGCAACGCATGCAATGGTTCATCGACTTAGGAATGCGGAAGGAAAAACTGCAATGGCATCAACACGAGCCTCACGCATTAGCTCACTATGCAAAGGATGCTTATGATGTTGAATACCAGTTTCCGTTTGGCTGGGGCGAAATAGAAGGAATACACAACCGCACCAACTACGACCTTTCGCGACACGAAGAATATTCAGGTAAAAATATGAAATACTTCGATGACGAATCAAAAGAGAAATTCACTCCTTACATCATCGAAACATCGGCAGGTGCCAGCCGTTCGTTCATGGCATTCTTGGTAGATGCTTATGCGGAAGAAGAAGCGCCCACAGCAGATGGAAAAACTGAAATGCGTGTTGTGTTAAAACTTCACAACAGATTGGCTCCGATAAAAGTAGCGATTTTCCCACTCGTAAACCGGGACGGAATGCCTGAAATAGCCAAGAAAATCGCGAACGAAATGCGGCAACACATGCGTGTGTTTTACGACGATTCGGGCGCTGTAGGCAGACGCTACCGCCGGCAAGATGAAGTTGGAACACCATTCTGCATAACAGTCGATTCGCAAACTCTTCAAGACCAATCAGTTACAGTAAGAGATAGAGATACAATGTTACAGGAACGAATTTCTATTGAAAATTTATTAAATTATATACAAAAAAAATTAACAAAATAA
- a CDS encoding enoyl-CoA hydratase-related protein — translation MEFKTIIVEIRDRIAFVTINRPDKLNAINLEVIAELKTAFDSFESEENIGVIILTGAGEKAFVAGSDISALAGYSPEQAKNYSEVGNTFLSRIQNFPKPVIVAVNGFALGSGCEFAMACHIRIASENAKFGQPEVNLGLIPGHGGTQRLARIVGIGKAMEMTLTGNTIDANEAHRIGLVNKVVPFANLKNAAEEMAKIILTKAPPAITYAIQALNSNLELPLANGLKLETQLFSDCFKTEDFKEGTNAFLEKRKPQFKGK, via the coding sequence ATGGAATTTAAAACTATAATTGTTGAAATCCGAGACAGAATAGCTTTTGTAACAATTAATCGTCCTGATAAGTTGAATGCGATTAATTTGGAAGTAATTGCTGAACTTAAAACAGCTTTCGACTCATTCGAAAGCGAAGAAAATATCGGTGTAATTATTCTCACCGGTGCCGGCGAGAAAGCATTTGTTGCCGGGTCAGATATTAGCGCGCTTGCCGGATATTCTCCCGAACAAGCAAAAAACTATTCCGAAGTCGGGAATACTTTCCTGAGTCGAATACAAAATTTTCCAAAACCGGTAATTGTCGCAGTAAATGGATTTGCACTAGGCAGCGGTTGCGAGTTTGCAATGGCTTGCCATATCCGCATCGCTTCGGAGAATGCAAAATTCGGACAGCCCGAAGTAAACCTTGGTTTAATTCCGGGACACGGCGGAACACAACGGCTTGCCCGAATCGTCGGTATCGGCAAAGCTATGGAAATGACACTGACCGGCAACACTATTGATGCAAACGAAGCACACAGAATTGGCTTAGTCAACAAGGTGGTCCCGTTCGCCAATTTAAAAAATGCAGCAGAAGAAATGGCAAAAATAATTCTTACGAAAGCTCCTCCAGCAATAACGTATGCCATCCAAGCCCTGAATTCGAATTTAGAATTACCTCTTGCTAACGGATTGAAATTAGAAACTCAACTTTTCAGCGATTGTTTCAAAACTGAAGATTTCAAAGAAGGGACGAATGCATTTTTAGAAAAACGTAAACCTCAATTCAAAGGCAAATAA
- a CDS encoding glucose-1-phosphate thymidylyltransferase: protein MKALIASGGRGTRLRPITHTQNKHLIPIANKPILHYAIEGVVQAGIKQIGIVVNADNDEVQRAIGDGSRWGIKITYIPQDAPLGLAHVVKISEPFIGKDDFIFYLGDNMVVGGVKRFIKEFQNSKYNCWLTLAKVKDPERFGVPDINSRGRIVGVEEKPKKPKSNYAVSGIYIYDSNIFKACDNIKPSGRGELEISDAHQWLIDHKYKVGYSEITGWWKDTGKPADLLEANRLILDNQELRLDGEVDSQSVVAGKVVLEKGAKVINSVVRGPAIIGRDCIIENSYIGPFTSIGDRTVVRNSEVEYSIVLRDCKIISVKIRIEGSLLGNDVEIVEANSKPHVHRFMIGDQSRVEVAW, encoded by the coding sequence GTGAAAGCATTAATTGCAAGCGGTGGTCGTGGAACCCGGCTTCGGCCCATAACTCATACGCAAAACAAACATTTAATTCCGATTGCAAACAAACCGATTTTACACTATGCAATTGAAGGTGTTGTTCAAGCAGGTATAAAACAAATTGGAATTGTCGTAAACGCCGACAACGACGAAGTTCAAAGGGCTATCGGAGACGGAAGCAGATGGGGTATAAAAATTACTTACATTCCACAAGATGCACCTCTTGGGTTAGCTCATGTTGTAAAAATTTCCGAACCATTTATTGGTAAAGACGATTTTATTTTTTACTTGGGCGACAATATGGTTGTCGGTGGCGTGAAACGATTTATTAAGGAATTTCAAAACAGCAAATACAATTGCTGGCTAACTTTAGCAAAAGTGAAAGACCCCGAGCGTTTTGGTGTTCCTGACATAAATAGCCGAGGTAGGATTGTTGGAGTTGAAGAAAAACCAAAGAAACCAAAAAGCAATTATGCTGTTTCTGGTATTTATATTTACGATTCGAACATATTCAAAGCATGCGATAATATAAAACCGAGCGGACGTGGCGAACTTGAAATTTCGGATGCGCACCAATGGCTGATTGACCACAAATACAAAGTCGGTTACAGCGAAATTACAGGTTGGTGGAAAGATACCGGAAAACCGGCCGATCTACTCGAAGCAAACCGTCTGATTCTCGATAATCAGGAGCTACGCCTCGATGGCGAAGTTGATTCTCAATCGGTGGTTGCGGGAAAAGTTGTACTTGAAAAAGGTGCTAAAGTAATAAACAGCGTCGTCCGCGGTCCGGCAATTATTGGAAGAGATTGCATCATCGAAAACAGTTACATAGGTCCTTTCACATCTATTGGAGATAGAACGGTTGTTAGAAATAGCGAAGTTGAGTACAGCATAGTGCTGCGCGATTGCAAAATAATTTCTGTAAAAATCCGTATCGAAGGTAGTTTGCTCGGTAACGATGTCGAAATAGTAGAAGCTAATAGTAAACCACACGTTCACCGTTTTATGATTGGCGACCAAAGCAGGGTTGAAGTTGCATGGTAG